A stretch of Chloroflexota bacterium DNA encodes these proteins:
- a CDS encoding GuaB3 family IMP dehydrogenase-related protein has product MERPQFKPLRRAYGFDEVSIVPGDVTINPDQTNLDLKLGSVTLRIPVLAAALDALSSPKTAVAMSQLGGMAVINLEGLQARYANPDEIFQHILSVPQKEATGTLQKAYSAPIQEKFITDHVREVKKAKAICAVSMTPAWTKKLAPVAVEAGADIIVVQSTVTTARHISKSVKGLIISELIQKLGVPVVVGNAVSFSGSLELMEQGIDALLVGVGPGAICTTREVIGVGVPQVTATMDCAAAREEFKRRTGKYIPIITDGGIRTGGDLCKAFVAGADGVMLGSQLTASDEAPGKGYSWGMASPHMDLPRGTRIKVGSKGALKKILFGPSSVSDGTENYIGALRTCMGYCGAFTIQDLHRAEMVVAPAIRTEGKYHQLTQTMQ; this is encoded by the coding sequence ATGGAGCGGCCCCAGTTTAAGCCCCTCCGCAGAGCCTACGGATTCGACGAAGTCTCCATCGTCCCCGGCGACGTCACGATCAACCCCGATCAGACGAACCTTGATCTCAAGCTCGGCAGCGTCACGCTCAGGATCCCTGTTCTCGCTGCCGCGCTCGATGCCCTCTCCTCTCCAAAGACCGCCGTTGCGATGAGCCAGCTTGGCGGCATGGCAGTTATCAATCTCGAGGGCCTCCAGGCCCGCTACGCCAACCCCGATGAAATCTTCCAGCACATCCTCTCCGTCCCCCAGAAAGAGGCGACGGGGACGCTGCAAAAGGCCTACTCGGCGCCAATCCAGGAGAAATTCATCACGGACCATGTCCGTGAGGTGAAGAAGGCGAAGGCGATCTGCGCCGTTTCCATGACGCCCGCCTGGACGAAGAAGCTGGCCCCGGTGGCCGTCGAGGCTGGGGCGGATATCATCGTGGTGCAGTCAACAGTGACGACGGCGCGGCACATCTCCAAGAGTGTCAAGGGACTTATCATCTCCGAGCTGATCCAGAAGCTCGGCGTTCCTGTCGTCGTCGGCAATGCCGTGAGCTTCAGCGGCTCGCTGGAGCTGATGGAGCAGGGGATAGACGCCCTGCTGGTCGGCGTGGGCCCTGGGGCGATCTGCACAACGCGCGAAGTGATCGGCGTTGGGGTGCCGCAAGTGACGGCGACGATGGACTGCGCGGCGGCCAGGGAAGAGTTCAAGCGGCGGACGGGGAAATACATCCCCATCATCACGGACGGAGGCATCCGCACCGGGGGAGATCTGTGCAAGGCCTTTGTCGCGGGGGCGGACGGCGTGATGCTCGGCTCCCAGCTTACGGCTTCCGATGAGGCGCCGGGCAAGGGCTACAGCTGGGGCATGGCGAGCCCGCACATGGACCTGCCGCGCGGCACGCGCATCAAGGTCGGGAGCAAGGGGGCGCTGAAGAAGATTCTCTTTGGACCATCGTCTGTCTCAGACGGGACCGAGAACTACATCGGCGCGCTGCGGACGTGCATGGGTTACTGCGGCGCCTTCACGATCCAGGACTTGCACCGGGCTGAGATGGTGGTGGCTCCTGCAATAAGGACCGAAGGCAAGTATCACCAGCTGACCCAGACGATGCAGTAG
- the recA gene encoding recombinase RecA — MPATESEKEKALEIAVSQIEKQYGKGSVMRLGEAGKRFVVDVIPTGSLALDMALGIGGVPRGRIIDIHGAESSGKSTLALHIIAEAQKMGGTAAYIDVEHALDPGYARKIGVDVDNLYISQPDYAEQALEITEALVRSGAIDVVIVDSVAALVPRAEVEGDMGDPQMGLQARLMSQALRKLTSAISRSKTCAIFINQLREKVGVVFGNPEVTPGGRALKFYASIRIDLRRQDSIKVGDEIKGNRVKARVVKNKMAPPFRVAEFEIMYDRGISREGDIIDLGAQLGIIKKTGSFFAFGETKLGQGRENAKQFISQHKEIGTAIEKQIRQTASNAPQPVVLNEEEDEEEEE; from the coding sequence ATGCCAGCGACCGAATCAGAGAAAGAGAAGGCGCTTGAGATCGCTGTCTCGCAGATCGAAAAGCAGTACGGCAAGGGATCGGTGATGCGGCTGGGCGAAGCCGGGAAGCGGTTCGTGGTGGACGTCATCCCCACAGGCTCCCTGGCCCTGGATATGGCGCTGGGCATCGGCGGCGTGCCGCGCGGGCGCATCATTGATATCCACGGCGCGGAGTCATCGGGCAAGTCCACCCTGGCGCTGCACATCATCGCGGAGGCGCAGAAGATGGGCGGCACAGCGGCGTACATTGACGTGGAGCACGCGCTGGACCCGGGGTATGCGCGGAAGATCGGCGTGGACGTGGACAATCTCTATATCTCCCAGCCCGATTATGCGGAGCAGGCGCTTGAAATCACGGAGGCGCTGGTCCGCAGCGGCGCGATTGACGTGGTCATCGTGGACAGCGTGGCGGCCCTGGTGCCGCGAGCGGAGGTGGAAGGTGACATGGGCGACCCGCAGATGGGCCTCCAGGCGCGACTGATGTCCCAGGCGCTGCGGAAGCTGACCTCGGCCATCAGCCGCTCCAAAACGTGCGCGATCTTCATCAACCAGTTGCGCGAAAAGGTCGGTGTCGTCTTCGGCAATCCCGAAGTGACGCCGGGCGGGCGCGCGCTGAAGTTCTACGCCTCCATCCGCATTGACCTTCGCCGGCAGGATTCGATCAAGGTGGGCGACGAGATTAAGGGCAATCGCGTGAAGGCCCGCGTTGTGAAGAACAAGATGGCGCCGCCATTCCGCGTGGCGGAGTTCGAGATCATGTACGACCGCGGCATCAGCCGCGAGGGCGACATCATTGATCTGGGCGCCCAGCTGGGCATCATCAAGAAGACCGGGTCGTTCTTCGCCTTCGGCGAGACGAAGCTGGGCCAGGGGCGCGAGAATGCGAAGCAGTTCATCTCCCAGCACAAGGAGATCGGCACGGCGATCGAGAAGCAGATACGGCAGACGGCATCCAATGCGCCGCAGCCTGTGGTGCTTAATGAAGAAGAGGATGAGGAGGAAGAGGAGTAG
- a CDS encoding radical SAM protein translates to MPKVLYDEAPCKSLLNRVHGMWFKWSVNHYRGCVHSCHYCFARRYHAQLDLNPGGDFTGIIIVKTNAPEVIRLELSRPSWQREHVTIGTATDPYQPIDGKYKLTRGILKALRDYRTPTSLITKGTMIVRDADVLASLNRRAGATVCFSLTTLDRALWERLEPGTPPPRQRLRALERLVQVGVNAGVLMAPVVPNITDSYENMEEVAREAASHGARFFGAAPLRLQGGTKLHFMDRLDATYPHLSRHYRRMYPGAYAPNRYQGQIASLAAAMQQRHGFHQRSDAIAIQRPEAARQLQMAV, encoded by the coding sequence ATGCCGAAGGTCCTCTACGATGAAGCTCCCTGCAAGTCCCTCCTGAACCGCGTTCACGGCATGTGGTTCAAGTGGTCCGTGAACCACTATCGCGGCTGCGTCCACTCCTGCCATTATTGCTTCGCCCGCCGCTACCACGCCCAGCTCGATCTCAACCCGGGCGGCGACTTCACCGGCATCATCATCGTGAAGACGAATGCGCCGGAGGTTATCCGCCTGGAGCTCTCCCGTCCATCCTGGCAGCGCGAGCACGTCACCATCGGCACCGCCACAGACCCGTACCAGCCCATCGATGGCAAATACAAGCTCACCAGGGGAATCTTGAAGGCCCTGCGCGACTACCGCACGCCCACATCCCTTATCACCAAAGGCACCATGATTGTCCGCGACGCCGATGTGCTGGCGAGCCTCAACCGCCGCGCAGGCGCAACCGTCTGCTTCAGCCTCACCACCCTCGATCGCGCCCTCTGGGAACGCCTCGAGCCGGGCACGCCTCCGCCGCGACAGCGCCTGCGCGCCCTGGAACGCCTGGTCCAGGTGGGCGTCAACGCAGGCGTCCTTATGGCGCCCGTCGTCCCCAACATCACAGACAGCTACGAGAACATGGAGGAGGTCGCCCGCGAGGCAGCCTCCCACGGGGCGCGCTTCTTCGGCGCGGCGCCGCTCCGCCTGCAGGGCGGCACCAAGCTCCACTTCATGGACCGGCTCGATGCCACCTACCCGCATCTCTCACGCCACTACCGCCGGATGTATCCCGGCGCCTACGCCCCCAATCGCTACCAGGGCCAGATCGCAAGCCTGGCCGCCGCCATGCAGCAGCGCCACGGCTTCCACCAGCGCAGCGACGCCATCGCTATCCAGCGCCCCGAGGCTGCGAGACAGCTGCAGATGGCGGTGTAG